A window from Micromonospora profundi encodes these proteins:
- a CDS encoding VOC family protein, with translation MEQRISLVTLGVTDVARAKAFYEQLGWRGQEVEETVFFQAGGLALVLWSRDKLAADAGITDPGTGAMTLAQNVRSRAEVDELIAAAVKAGAEVTQPARETFYGGYAGCFADPDGHVWEIAWNPGFPLGPDGALTVPDFGATG, from the coding sequence ATGGAACAGCGAATCAGTCTGGTCACTCTCGGGGTCACGGACGTGGCGCGCGCCAAGGCCTTCTACGAGCAGCTCGGCTGGCGTGGCCAGGAGGTCGAGGAGACGGTCTTCTTCCAGGCCGGCGGCCTGGCTCTCGTCCTCTGGAGCCGCGACAAGCTCGCCGCGGACGCGGGCATCACCGATCCGGGCACCGGCGCCATGACCCTGGCCCAGAACGTCCGATCCAGGGCGGAGGTCGACGAGCTGATAGCCGCCGCGGTCAAGGCCGGCGCCGAGGTTACCCAGCCGGCGCGGGAGACGTTCTACGGCGGGTACGCCGGCTGCTTCGCCGACCCGGACGGTCACGTGTGGGAGATCGCCTGGAACCCGGGCTTCCCGCTCGGCCCGGACGGCGCCCTCACCGTCCCCGACTTCGGCGCCACAGGCTGA
- a CDS encoding type II toxin-antitoxin system RelE/ParE family toxin, with protein MDLLANRGVLLGEPHSRQLDGKLRELRFYLEREAVRVTYWIASDRRIILLTVFRRTRMREDREVERARRAFERCVAERHIVNEGAER; from the coding sequence ATCGACCTACTGGCCAACCGAGGCGTGCTGCTCGGTGAGCCGCACAGCAGACAACTCGACGGTAAGTTGCGAGAACTCCGGTTCTACCTGGAACGCGAGGCGGTACGAGTGACGTACTGGATAGCCTCCGATCGGAGGATCATCCTGCTCACGGTGTTCCGCAGGACACGGATGCGGGAGGACCGGGAGGTCGAGCGGGCTCGCCGCGCATTTGAGCGGTGCGTGGCGGAGCGGCACATCGTGAACGAGGGGGCAGAGCGATGA
- a CDS encoding helix-turn-helix domain-containing protein — MSDRLDWIDLRERRMSEPGAAETYEATRIAFELGQEVRHLREGHGWSQTELARAAGMTQSAVARFEAGGTVPTLPVLERLARALDRRLDVRFAPNADAA; from the coding sequence ATGAGTGATCGCCTGGACTGGATTGATCTGCGCGAGCGGCGAATGTCGGAGCCAGGAGCGGCCGAGACCTACGAGGCCACCCGGATAGCGTTCGAGCTTGGTCAGGAGGTACGTCACCTGCGCGAAGGGCATGGTTGGAGTCAGACCGAGCTGGCGCGGGCTGCCGGCATGACCCAGTCTGCGGTGGCCCGCTTCGAGGCCGGGGGCACCGTACCGACCTTGCCGGTCCTGGAACGCCTTGCGCGAGCCCTGGACCGGAGGCTGGACGTCAGGTTCGCACCGAACGCGGACGCCGCCTGA